A section of the Pseudomonas sp. Q1-7 genome encodes:
- a CDS encoding cytochrome c3 family protein has translation MKWLSLTLVLTLLVLFGYGVSRRHDELVRARPLLPLNFDHGVHGKVNCLTCHHDYADRSPAAPNGDRTCLLCHKKSPALALRIEEDFHQLCRGCHLQKLQDARAAGPVRACGQCHVAPHSSLPGPP, from the coding sequence ATGAAGTGGCTCTCCCTCACCCTCGTCCTGACGCTGCTGGTCCTGTTCGGCTACGGCGTCTCCCGCAGACACGACGAACTGGTGCGCGCCCGGCCGCTGCTGCCGTTGAACTTCGACCACGGTGTGCACGGCAAGGTGAACTGCCTGACCTGCCACCATGACTACGCCGATCGCTCGCCCGCCGCACCCAACGGCGACCGCACCTGCCTGCTCTGCCACAAGAAGAGCCCGGCACTGGCCCTGCGCATCGAGGAAGATTTCCATCAGCTGTGCCGCGGCTGCCATCTGCAGAAGCTCCAAGACGCGCGCGCCGCAGGTCCCGTGCGCGCCTGCGGACAGTGCCACGTGGCGCCCCATTCCTCGCTGCCTGGGCCCCCCTGA
- a CDS encoding CHAD domain-containing protein — protein MSFVDSVIAQVLGLEIGLHHTVARLACRTDAEALHDLRINLRKLRSLLRPMRRLGVPRALDEAAADVGRLTTPVRDLEVLIVELERQGFRDQAQRRKQLLESRYAAIETSATLQRFLAQLDGWPARMREAQREGELDRLRLRVKTRLQRQLQRLREVLADPTFDRHALRLLVKRMRYAHEAYPGLSPLPRDAVPVLKAVQSALGDWHDHFQWCLRADQEADLLVLKDRWEIAGAAELTAAEVELSILAECLAQTPATAG, from the coding sequence ATGTCATTCGTCGATTCGGTGATCGCCCAGGTACTGGGCCTGGAAATCGGACTCCACCATACCGTTGCGCGCCTTGCGTGCCGCACGGATGCCGAGGCGCTGCACGATCTGCGGATCAACCTGCGCAAGCTGCGCAGCCTGCTGCGGCCGATGCGCCGGTTGGGCGTGCCCAGGGCACTGGATGAGGCGGCCGCGGACGTCGGCCGTCTGACCACGCCGGTGCGCGACCTGGAGGTGCTGATCGTGGAACTGGAGCGCCAGGGTTTCCGCGACCAGGCGCAACGCCGCAAGCAATTGCTGGAGTCACGCTATGCGGCCATCGAGACCAGCGCCACGCTGCAGCGCTTCCTGGCTCAGTTGGACGGCTGGCCGGCGCGGATGCGTGAAGCCCAGCGCGAGGGCGAGCTGGACAGGCTGCGCCTGCGTGTGAAAACTCGCCTGCAACGCCAGCTGCAGCGCCTGCGCGAGGTGCTCGCCGACCCCACCTTCGACCGCCACGCACTGCGCCTGCTGGTCAAGCGCATGCGCTATGCCCACGAGGCCTATCCCGGACTGTCGCCGCTGCCACGGGACGCGGTGCCCGTCCTGAAGGCCGTGCAGTCTGCCCTGGGGGACTGGCACGACCATTTCCAGTGGTGCCTGCGGGCCGATCAGGAAGCGGATCTGCTGGTGCTCAAGGACCGCTGGGAGATTGCTGGCGCTGCGGAACTGACGGCCGCCGAAGTGGAGCTTTCGATCCTTGCCGAGTGCCTGGCGCAAACCCCGGCCACGGCCGGCTAG
- a CDS encoding TIGR04211 family SH3 domain-containing protein: protein MPVSQHSSAPVSPFRTCALGACLLTGLLAAAVPAQAEEAAGNVRWVSDSLTTYVRSGPTDGYRIVGTLGSGQKVELLGTKGDYSQVRSESGSTVWIPSRDLQEMPGQAERLPDLEKKVSELSAELEGINDTWKTRVQGMQETLDSRKTLIDELQAARTSLDSELTQVRAELRDARAQLGDENKQVLMRYMVYGGSIAGAGLLVGLILPTLLRVKRKRNDQWI, encoded by the coding sequence ATGCCCGTATCCCAACATTCCTCCGCCCCTGTTTCCCCGTTCCGGACCTGCGCCCTCGGTGCCTGCCTGCTGACCGGTCTGCTGGCGGCCGCCGTTCCGGCGCAGGCCGAGGAGGCCGCCGGCAACGTGCGCTGGGTGAGCGACAGCCTGACCACCTATGTGCGCAGCGGCCCCACCGATGGCTACCGCATCGTCGGGACGCTCGGCTCCGGGCAGAAGGTGGAGCTTTTGGGCACCAAGGGGGACTACAGCCAGGTGCGCAGCGAGAGCGGCAGCACGGTGTGGATTCCCAGCCGCGACCTGCAGGAGATGCCCGGCCAGGCCGAGCGCCTGCCGGACCTGGAAAAGAAGGTGTCCGAGCTGAGCGCCGAACTGGAGGGTATCAACGACACCTGGAAGACCCGCGTGCAGGGCATGCAGGAAACCCTGGACTCGCGCAAGACACTGATCGATGAACTGCAGGCGGCGCGCACCTCGCTGGACAGCGAACTGACCCAGGTCCGTGCCGAACTGCGCGACGCCCGGGCGCAACTGGGCGACGAGAACAAGCAGGTGCTGATGCGCTACATGGTCTACGGCGGCAGCATCGCCGGTGCCGGACTGCTGGTCGGCCTGATCCTGCCGACCCTGCTGCGGGTCAAGCGCAAGCGCAACGATCAGTGGATCTGA
- a CDS encoding OprD family porin, giving the protein MHTRGYFAATCAALSIAVHSAHASEQSEAQGFIEDANATLLLRNAYFNRDFKDGARDAKSWGQAFITTFESGFTQGTIGFGVDAYGLLGVKLDSGRGRNYAAFFDTDSEGRPVDDLSEAGGVLKLRVSNTVLKYGNQFPSLPVLAHDDSRLLPQAFTGTLLTSKEIEGLELNVGRFTGDSPMGDPARDPNRLKSIDVIGGSYAVSDDFNVSLYHSDVEDQFKKYYANLNYNIPLSDAQALNFDFNIYRTKYDDGATSALAFGGDGQGDRNTLWSLAAKYSVGAHAFILAHQRNSGDAGYAYDFGDGGSTIYVANSYYSDFNLEDEQSWQVSYELDFAEYGVPGLSYKFAYVRGTDIVAGGETDGTERELFNQFKYVVQDGPAKDLSFKLRNSIYRADNDVGPDLNEIRAFIEYPLSIL; this is encoded by the coding sequence ATGCACACACGTGGATATTTCGCGGCGACCTGCGCCGCCCTTTCCATCGCCGTCCATTCCGCCCATGCCAGCGAGCAGTCCGAAGCCCAGGGCTTCATTGAAGACGCCAACGCGACTCTGCTGCTGCGCAACGCCTACTTCAACCGCGACTTCAAGGACGGCGCCCGCGACGCCAAGAGCTGGGGCCAGGCGTTCATCACCACCTTCGAGTCGGGCTTCACCCAGGGCACCATCGGCTTCGGCGTCGACGCCTACGGTCTGCTCGGCGTGAAGCTGGACAGCGGCCGCGGCCGCAACTATGCCGCCTTCTTCGACACCGACAGCGAAGGCCGCCCGGTGGACGACCTCTCCGAGGCCGGCGGCGTGCTCAAGCTGCGGGTCTCCAACACCGTGCTCAAGTACGGTAATCAGTTCCCGTCCCTGCCCGTGCTTGCCCACGACGACAGCCGCCTGCTGCCCCAGGCCTTCACCGGCACCCTGCTCACCAGCAAGGAAATCGAGGGCCTGGAGCTGAACGTCGGCCGCTTCACCGGCGACAGCCCCATGGGCGACCCGGCGCGCGACCCCAACCGCCTGAAGAGCATCGACGTGATCGGCGGCAGCTACGCGGTCAGCGACGACTTCAACGTGAGCCTTTACCACTCCGACGTCGAAGACCAGTTCAAGAAGTACTACGCCAACCTGAACTACAACATCCCGCTCAGCGATGCCCAGGCGCTGAACTTCGACTTCAACATCTACCGCACCAAGTACGACGACGGCGCCACCTCGGCGCTGGCCTTCGGCGGTGACGGCCAGGGTGACCGCAACACCCTGTGGAGCCTGGCGGCCAAGTACAGCGTCGGCGCCCACGCCTTCATCCTCGCCCACCAGCGCAACAGCGGCGATGCCGGCTACGCCTACGACTTCGGCGACGGCGGCAGCACCATCTACGTGGCCAACTCCTACTACTCGGACTTCAACCTGGAAGACGAGCAGTCCTGGCAGGTCAGCTACGAGCTGGACTTCGCCGAATACGGCGTGCCCGGCCTGAGCTACAAGTTCGCCTACGTGCGTGGCACCGACATCGTTGCCGGCGGCGAAACCGACGGCACCGAACGCGAACTGTTCAACCAGTTCAAGTACGTGGTGCAGGACGGTCCGGCCAAGGACCTGTCGTTCAAGCTGCGCAATTCCATCTACCGCGCCGACAACGACGTAGGACCGGACCTCAACGAGATCCGCGCCTTCATCGAGTACCCCCTGAGCATCCTCTGA
- a CDS encoding lipid II-degrading bacteriocin — MAIELPPMVIYPDDFGTARPSGLPAPFPAAMIGRMIEERNSAYAQGHWREMFTRHIKMMKYNRPTPYKLDGIIIQDFKSGFEADLLMLKNPSLSPHLAWSQGVGEARKNKDVSQMATPIEFSGGLYTPFKAIGHWIFGNGQVAKVNINNIGITPTPQKIPQLKAAIDNSAVGTSQLDISFPYYTGMDSAISRIYLGNITLRIVGKITKDPDNRVRLEGVVRAYSDVYDANASSHRGEFDEDATTALREIGRIANAKNYEILIEGELPITYKK; from the coding sequence ATGGCTATTGAACTTCCCCCAATGGTTATCTATCCGGACGATTTCGGGACTGCTCGCCCTTCTGGACTGCCGGCTCCGTTTCCAGCAGCGATGATTGGACGAATGATAGAGGAGCGGAACAGCGCTTATGCACAAGGGCACTGGCGTGAAATGTTTACGCGTCACATAAAAATGATGAAATATAACCGCCCAACCCCTTATAAATTAGATGGCATAATTATTCAGGATTTTAAGTCCGGCTTCGAGGCTGACCTACTAATGCTTAAAAATCCAAGCCTGAGCCCTCATCTAGCATGGTCCCAAGGTGTTGGAGAGGCCAGAAAAAACAAAGATGTTTCCCAAATGGCTACGCCGATCGAGTTTTCTGGCGGGCTTTATACCCCATTCAAAGCAATTGGCCACTGGATTTTTGGTAACGGTCAAGTGGCGAAAGTCAATATAAACAACATCGGAATTACCCCCACACCTCAAAAAATCCCCCAGCTCAAGGCCGCAATTGATAATTCCGCTGTTGGCACTAGTCAGCTTGATATTTCTTTCCCTTATTACACTGGCATGGATAGTGCTATTTCCAGGATATATCTCGGAAATATCACGCTTCGGATTGTCGGTAAAATAACGAAAGACCCCGACAATAGGGTGCGACTCGAAGGGGTAGTTCGGGCATATTCAGATGTGTATGATGCTAACGCAAGTAGCCATCGCGGGGAGTTTGATGAAGATGCCACAACAGCTCTAAGGGAAATTGGCAGAATCGCAAATGCAAAAAATTATGAAATACTGATTGAAGGTGAGTTGCCTATCACTTACAAGAAATAA
- the ltrA gene encoding group II intron reverse transcriptase/maturase, with translation MTTLQGRNSGGAAYGVEACTAAAGQTKAGAPSLMEAVVDRANLWLAYRRVVGNRGSAGVDGLAVEGFAEWLKAHWPRVKAALLDGDYLPRAIRAVDIPKPAGGIRTLGIPTVLDRLIQQALLQQLQPLFEPTFSESSFGFRPRRSAQQAVLAAQRYVQAGRGWVVDIDLEKFFDRVNHDILMSRIARQVNDTRVLKLIRRYLEAGLMRDGLVAQRREGTPQGGPLSPLLSNILLTDWDRELERRGHAFCRYADDCNIYVRSKAAGEQLLGQMRAFLAERLKLHINEAKSACDRASARRFLGYGLTRQSLARLRIAPQSLQRLTGRIKALLRQGRGRSLSRTIETLNPLLRGWIGYFHCVQTKRELQELDGWLRRRLRCLLWRQAKHRQGRTRMLRRQGLAEDRAWRSARNGYGPWWNSGTPHMNTAFPKRFFDAVGLISLLDSHRRLQCHP, from the coding sequence ATGACCACGTTGCAGGGGCGGAACTCCGGTGGCGCTGCTTATGGTGTTGAGGCCTGCACGGCGGCTGCCGGGCAAACGAAAGCGGGGGCGCCATCGCTGATGGAAGCGGTGGTGGATCGAGCCAACCTGTGGCTGGCGTACCGGCGAGTCGTTGGCAACCGAGGTTCAGCGGGAGTCGATGGCCTCGCAGTCGAGGGGTTTGCCGAGTGGCTAAAAGCCCACTGGCCGAGAGTCAAGGCAGCGCTGCTGGACGGGGATTACCTGCCCCGGGCGATACGCGCGGTGGATATCCCGAAACCTGCGGGTGGGATACGCACCCTGGGTATCCCGACAGTGCTGGATCGGCTGATCCAGCAGGCGTTGCTCCAGCAGCTCCAGCCACTCTTCGAACCCACGTTCTCCGAGTCCAGCTTTGGTTTTCGACCCAGGCGCAGTGCCCAGCAGGCGGTTCTGGCCGCACAGCGGTACGTGCAGGCAGGCCGTGGGTGGGTGGTGGATATCGATCTGGAGAAGTTCTTTGACCGGGTCAACCACGACATCCTGATGTCGCGGATTGCCCGGCAAGTCAACGATACCCGTGTGCTCAAGCTGATCCGGCGCTACCTGGAAGCGGGCCTGATGCGCGATGGACTGGTCGCACAGCGACGGGAGGGCACGCCGCAAGGCGGGCCGCTCTCGCCACTGCTGTCGAATATCCTGCTCACGGATTGGGATCGCGAACTTGAGCGCCGTGGCCACGCTTTCTGTCGCTACGCCGATGACTGCAACATCTATGTGCGCAGCAAGGCGGCCGGCGAACAGCTGTTGGGGCAGATGAGGGCGTTCCTGGCGGAGCGACTGAAACTGCATATCAACGAAGCGAAGAGTGCTTGTGACCGAGCGTCAGCGCGCCGATTCCTCGGCTATGGCCTGACGCGCCAATCCCTGGCCCGACTGCGGATTGCCCCGCAGAGCCTGCAACGGCTGACGGGGCGGATCAAGGCGCTGCTACGCCAAGGTCGAGGAAGAAGCCTGAGTCGCACCATCGAGACGCTGAACCCGCTGCTCCGTGGCTGGATCGGCTACTTCCACTGCGTCCAGACCAAGCGCGAACTGCAGGAGCTGGATGGTTGGCTGCGAAGGCGGCTGCGCTGCCTGCTGTGGCGGCAGGCGAAACACCGTCAAGGTCGAACGAGGATGTTACGTCGACAGGGACTTGCGGAAGATCGTGCCTGGCGTTCAGCCCGCAACGGGTACGGACCCTGGTGGAACTCCGGCACTCCGCACATGAACACCGCCTTCCCGAAGCGCTTCTTCGATGCAGTCGGCCTGATCTCGCTACTGGATAGCCATCGGCGCCTCCAGTGTCACCCATGA
- a CDS encoding ferric reductase-like transmembrane domain-containing protein, which yields MLVLISRLGLLATLPFSLILLADPMPGLAPVWDFANAAGFLCGLLLMLLFVYSGRPLARPHYDGKFFMNLHRDLSYVALVLLLLHVGVLVVSEPQVLDYLLPQAAWPMLSGTVSALLLLALVPISLPGVRQRIWRHHVRFRRWHQALSSLMLALLAIHVIAAGFYTAGLWKALLWGGLTCVALVWPLLPRRPLERTASHRRRNTAGYASWLCAGMLVAALGLAGGFALVANSDLPL from the coding sequence ATGCTGGTATTGATCTCGCGCTTGGGGCTGCTGGCCACCCTGCCCTTCTCCCTGATCCTTCTCGCCGACCCCATGCCGGGCCTCGCACCGGTCTGGGATTTCGCCAATGCCGCCGGCTTCCTCTGCGGCCTGCTGCTGATGCTGCTGTTCGTCTACAGCGGCCGCCCCCTCGCCCGCCCCCACTACGACGGCAAGTTCTTCATGAACCTGCACCGCGACCTCAGCTACGTGGCACTGGTCCTGCTGCTCCTGCATGTGGGCGTGCTCGTCGTGAGCGAACCCCAAGTGCTGGACTACCTGCTGCCACAAGCGGCCTGGCCCATGCTCAGTGGCACCGTCTCCGCCCTGCTGTTGCTGGCCCTGGTGCCCATCAGCCTGCCCGGCGTGCGCCAGAGGATCTGGCGCCATCACGTGCGGTTCCGGCGCTGGCATCAGGCCCTTTCCAGCCTGATGCTGGCACTGCTGGCGATACACGTGATTGCTGCGGGTTTCTACACGGCCGGGTTGTGGAAAGCCCTGCTCTGGGGTGGCCTGACCTGCGTCGCGCTGGTCTGGCCACTGTTGCCGCGCCGGCCCCTGGAGCGCACGGCGTCCCACCGGCGACGCAACACCGCCGGCTACGCCAGCTGGCTCTGTGCCGGGATGCTGGTAGCGGCCCTGGGCCTGGCCGGGGGCTTCGCCCTGGTCGCCAACAGTGACTTGCCCCTATGA
- a CDS encoding LysR substrate-binding domain-containing protein: MRYDLNLLPVFLTLMEERNVTRAAERLGMTQPALSNALARLRDMLQDPLFIRERYGMQPTEKAEALAPGIAAAVAQLDELVLGQQEFVPAKAERLFTLASTSYVEFVLIPRIVARLRERAPGIRLRLVPYGADLAETGVISGTTAMVLGRFTDPPDNLVVQTLMDDGLACVVRADHPSVNKRISRQQYEQLRHVTVLPPGRLRAGLFQALQRQGLQREVAVSVTHFLAIPELIAATDYCATLPRLICQHLVRDPRLKVLAAPVDLGTFPVEMAWHVRYRHDPAHQWLRDLVSEVAREVVLSQTA, translated from the coding sequence ATGCGCTACGACCTGAACCTGCTACCCGTTTTCCTGACGCTGATGGAGGAGCGCAACGTCACCCGAGCGGCCGAGCGACTGGGAATGACCCAACCCGCGCTGTCCAACGCCCTGGCGCGGCTTCGGGACATGCTCCAGGACCCGCTGTTCATTCGCGAACGCTACGGGATGCAGCCGACGGAGAAGGCCGAAGCGCTGGCGCCTGGGATTGCCGCAGCCGTTGCACAGCTGGACGAACTGGTGCTTGGCCAGCAGGAATTCGTCCCGGCCAAGGCGGAGCGCCTGTTTACGCTGGCCTCGACCAGCTACGTGGAGTTCGTTCTGATTCCGCGTATCGTCGCGCGGTTGCGCGAGCGGGCGCCGGGCATCCGCTTGCGGCTGGTGCCCTATGGTGCCGACCTGGCAGAGACCGGCGTGATTTCCGGAACGACGGCGATGGTGCTGGGGCGGTTCACTGATCCACCCGACAACCTGGTCGTGCAGACGCTGATGGATGACGGTCTGGCCTGCGTGGTTCGCGCCGACCATCCGAGCGTCAACAAGCGCATCTCCAGGCAGCAGTACGAACAACTCCGGCACGTCACCGTGCTTCCTCCGGGACGTTTGCGGGCAGGCCTGTTCCAGGCGCTCCAGCGCCAGGGGCTGCAGCGAGAGGTTGCCGTATCGGTCACTCACTTTTTGGCTATTCCGGAGCTCATCGCCGCGACGGACTATTGCGCGACGCTTCCCAGACTGATCTGCCAGCACCTGGTCCGCGATCCACGGCTGAAGGTACTGGCCGCGCCCGTCGACCTGGGTACGTTTCCGGTGGAAATGGCGTGGCACGTTCGTTACCGCCATGACCCTGCGCACCAGTGGCTGCGTGACCTTGTCAGCGAAGTCGCACGCGAGGTCGTGCTCAGCCAAACGGCGTAA
- a CDS encoding nuclear transport factor 2 family protein → MTDLNLHPRAAASLQRWHEMVERKDLGALPELLAENAVFRSPMAHTPYPGATVVSTILNTVLQVFVDFTYHRQLATADGLSVALEFSASVGGRQLKGIDMIRFDEQGRIVEFEVMVRPMSGLQALGEEMGRRLGGYLAAAKA, encoded by the coding sequence ATGACCGACCTGAACCTGCATCCCCGCGCCGCCGCCTCGCTGCAACGCTGGCACGAGATGGTCGAGCGCAAGGACCTCGGCGCCTTGCCCGAACTGCTGGCGGAAAACGCGGTGTTCCGTTCACCGATGGCACATACCCCCTATCCGGGGGCGACGGTGGTTTCCACGATTCTCAACACCGTGCTCCAGGTCTTCGTCGACTTCACCTACCACCGTCAACTGGCCACGGCCGACGGCCTGAGCGTGGCACTGGAGTTCAGTGCGAGTGTGGGCGGGCGGCAGCTGAAGGGCATCGACATGATTCGCTTCGACGAGCAGGGCCGCATCGTCGAGTTCGAAGTCATGGTCCGTCCCATGAGCGGACTGCAGGCGCTGGGCGAGGAAATGGGACGTCGCCTGGGTGGCTATCTGGCCGCCGCCAAAGCCTGA
- a CDS encoding ISL3 family transposase codes for MHPIDLAAFWPGYAVVSCRQSTHDTLLIELEPQVGSIPECGRCGEACPLIHERRTRQVRDRDLFDQRVLLQLPVRRVDCLSCGRVTERISWLEPVSRLTQRLRVWLEGLLQLLPISHVSRLTGLHWHTLKTLDKRRLEAAVGAFKPGDVRRLVMDEFALHKGHRYATVIMDAERTRVLWVGHGNSREAIRPFFELLGERCQQIEAVAMDMNTAFDLEVKRHCPQAEVVYDLFHVVARYGREVIDRIRVDQANLLREDKPARKVVKQSRWLLLRNHDNLKDGQAVQLQELLAANQPLATVYVLKDALKAIWYAPSVQEGWRRWRSWLRHARDSGLAPLQRFARNLRKYARGILASARFHLHTSLLEGVNNRIKVIKRMAYGFRDSHYFFLKIKAAFPGKAR; via the coding sequence GTGCATCCTATTGATCTTGCTGCTTTCTGGCCAGGCTACGCAGTCGTCTCCTGTCGCCAATCAACCCACGACACCCTGCTAATCGAGCTCGAGCCTCAAGTCGGCTCCATCCCCGAATGCGGACGCTGTGGTGAAGCCTGTCCATTGATCCATGAGCGGCGGACTCGTCAGGTGCGCGATCGCGATCTGTTCGACCAGCGCGTCTTGCTCCAGCTACCGGTGCGCCGCGTCGATTGCCTGAGTTGTGGGCGGGTAACCGAGCGGATCAGCTGGTTGGAACCGGTGTCGCGTTTGACCCAACGCTTGCGCGTCTGGCTCGAAGGCTTGCTGCAATTGCTGCCCATCAGTCATGTCAGCCGCCTCACCGGCCTGCACTGGCACACGCTCAAGACGCTCGATAAGCGCCGCCTGGAGGCCGCCGTTGGCGCTTTCAAGCCGGGCGATGTTCGCCGTCTGGTGATGGACGAGTTCGCCCTGCACAAGGGGCATCGTTATGCCACGGTGATCATGGATGCCGAGCGGACGCGGGTGCTGTGGGTCGGGCATGGCAACAGCCGCGAGGCGATTCGCCCGTTCTTCGAATTGCTGGGCGAGCGCTGCCAGCAGATCGAGGCGGTGGCGATGGACATGAACACGGCTTTCGACCTGGAGGTGAAGCGGCACTGCCCGCAGGCCGAAGTGGTGTATGACCTGTTCCACGTGGTGGCGCGCTACGGCCGTGAGGTGATCGACCGTATCCGCGTCGACCAGGCCAACCTCCTGCGCGAAGACAAACCGGCGCGCAAGGTGGTCAAGCAGAGTCGCTGGCTGCTGCTGCGCAATCACGACAACCTCAAGGACGGGCAGGCCGTGCAGTTGCAAGAGCTGCTCGCGGCCAACCAACCACTGGCCACGGTCTATGTGCTCAAGGATGCGTTAAAGGCAATCTGGTACGCCCCCAGTGTGCAGGAGGGCTGGCGGCGCTGGCGAAGTTGGCTACGGCATGCCCGGGACAGCGGTCTGGCGCCACTGCAACGCTTTGCCCGCAACCTGCGCAAATACGCCCGGGGCATCCTCGCCAGTGCGCGTTTCCACCTACATACCAGCCTGCTGGAGGGCGTGAATAACCGTATCAAGGTGATCAAGCGCATGGCCTACGGCTTCCGGGACTCCCACTACTTCTTCCTGAAAATCAAGGCCGCCTTCCCCGGGAAAGCGCGATGA
- a CDS encoding peptidase U32 family protein, producing MPLPKNQLELLSPARDVEIAREAILHGADAVYIGGPSFGARHNACNEVADIARLVEFARRFHVRVFVTINTILHDDELEPARKLIHALYDAGVDALIVQDMGVLELDIPPIELHASTQTDIRTLERAKFLDKAGFSQLVLARELNLKQIRAIADETDAAIEFFIHGALCVAFSGQCNISHAQTGRSANRGDCSQACRLPYTLKDDQGRVVAFEKHLLSMKDNNQSANLSALVDAGVRSFKIEGRYKDASYVKNITAYYRQRLDGILEGRPDLARASSGRTDHFFVPDPDKTFHRGSTDYFVTERKIDIGAFDTPTFTGLPVGQVEKVGKRDLIAVTHEPLSNGDGLNVLVKREVVGFRANIAELKDSFEEDGEQRWRYRIEPNEMPPALSRLRPNHPLSRNLDHNWQQALLKTSAERRVGLSWKASLREERLELTATSEEGVSARVALDGPFGAANKPEQALEQLHDLLGQLGTTQYHAERIELDAPQAFFIPNSQLKALRREAIEALTEARLQAHPRGSRKAVSVPPPVYPESHLSFLYNVYNQKARDFYHRYGVQLIDAAYEAHEEAGEVPVMITKHCLRFSFNLCPKQAKGVTGVRTKVAPMQLVHGDEVLTLKFDCKPCEMHVVGKMKGHILDLPQPGSAATQVVGHITPDDLLKTIRHRAPH from the coding sequence ATGCCCTTGCCCAAGAACCAACTCGAACTCCTGAGCCCCGCCCGCGACGTCGAAATCGCCCGCGAGGCCATCCTGCACGGCGCCGACGCCGTGTACATCGGCGGCCCGAGCTTCGGCGCCCGCCACAACGCCTGCAACGAAGTGGCGGACATCGCCCGCCTGGTGGAATTCGCCCGCCGTTTCCATGTGCGGGTGTTCGTCACCATCAACACCATCCTCCACGACGATGAGCTGGAGCCGGCGCGCAAGCTGATCCACGCGCTCTACGACGCTGGCGTCGACGCGCTGATCGTGCAGGACATGGGCGTGCTCGAACTGGATATTCCGCCGATCGAGCTGCACGCCAGCACCCAGACCGATATCCGCACCCTGGAACGCGCCAAGTTCCTCGACAAGGCCGGCTTCTCCCAGTTGGTGTTGGCCCGCGAGCTGAACCTCAAGCAGATTCGCGCCATCGCGGACGAGACGGACGCGGCCATCGAATTCTTCATTCACGGCGCACTCTGCGTGGCCTTCTCCGGGCAGTGCAACATCTCCCACGCCCAGACCGGCCGCAGCGCCAACCGTGGCGACTGCTCCCAGGCCTGCCGCCTGCCCTACACCCTGAAGGATGACCAGGGCCGCGTGGTGGCCTTCGAGAAGCACCTGCTGTCGATGAAGGACAACAACCAGAGCGCCAACCTCAGCGCCCTGGTGGATGCCGGCGTGCGCTCCTTCAAGATCGAAGGGCGCTACAAGGATGCGAGCTACGTCAAGAACATCACCGCCTACTACCGCCAGCGCCTGGACGGCATCCTCGAAGGCCGCCCGGACCTCGCCCGCGCCTCCAGCGGTCGCACCGACCACTTCTTCGTGCCGGACCCGGACAAGACGTTCCACCGCGGCAGCACCGACTACTTCGTCACCGAGCGCAAGATCGACATCGGCGCCTTCGACACGCCTACCTTCACCGGCCTGCCCGTGGGGCAGGTGGAAAAGGTCGGCAAGCGCGACCTGATCGCCGTAACCCATGAGCCGCTGTCCAACGGCGACGGCCTCAATGTGCTGGTCAAGCGCGAGGTGGTCGGTTTTCGCGCCAACATCGCCGAGCTGAAGGACAGCTTCGAGGAAGACGGCGAGCAGCGCTGGCGCTACCGGATCGAGCCCAACGAGATGCCGCCCGCCCTGTCCCGCCTGCGGCCGAACCATCCGCTCTCGCGCAACCTGGACCACAACTGGCAGCAGGCACTGCTGAAAACCTCCGCCGAGCGTCGTGTCGGCCTCAGCTGGAAAGCCAGCCTGCGTGAAGAGCGCCTGGAACTGACCGCCACCAGCGAAGAAGGCGTGAGTGCCCGTGTGGCGCTGGACGGCCCCTTCGGCGCGGCGAACAAGCCTGAACAGGCCCTGGAACAGTTGCACGACCTGCTCGGCCAACTGGGTACCACGCAGTATCACGCCGAGCGGATCGAGCTGGACGCGCCCCAGGCCTTCTTCATCCCGAACTCCCAGCTCAAGGCCCTGCGCCGCGAAGCCATCGAGGCGCTGACCGAAGCACGACTGCAAGCCCACCCGCGCGGCAGCCGCAAGGCCGTCAGCGTGCCGCCGCCGGTCTACCCGGAGTCGCACCTGTCGTTCCTCTACAACGTCTACAACCAAAAGGCCCGCGACTTCTACCACCGTTACGGCGTGCAACTGATCGACGCGGCCTACGAGGCCCACGAGGAAGCCGGCGAGGTGCCGGTGATGATCACCAAGCACTGCCTGCGCTTCTCCTTCAACCTCTGCCCCAAGCAGGCCAAGGGTGTCACCGGCGTGCGCACCAAGGTCGCACCGATGCAGCTGGTCCACGGCGACGAGGTGCTGACCCTGAAGTTCGACTGCAAACCCTGCGAGATGCACGTGGTGGGCAAGATGAAGGGGCACATCCTCGACCTGCCGCAGCCGGGCAGCGCGGCGACTCAAGTGGTCGGCCACATCACCCCGGACGACCTGCTCAAAACCATTCGCCACCGCGCGCCGCACTGA